The window TTCATTATACGGAAAAAACAGGATGTGCGCAAATTTTATTTGACAACGGGTGTTTCCTGTGATAGAATCACTTATGTTGATTGCGAGAGCGGTCGGCTTGTGACTCAGTAGCTCAGTTGGATCAGAGTATTTGACTACGAATCAAAGGGTCGGGGGTTCGAGTCCCTCCTGGGTCACCATTTTGAAGTTTTGCGCTGGCAGTAGCCGGCGCTTTTTTTGTGTGCAAGAGCGCTCGTCGTTCAAAATGCTTTATTAAGCGACTTCATTTTAGCAGCGTTTCCTTAAAATTATGAAGATGCTTCATTTTCTGCTTTAAAAATGAAGGGGATTCATGTATAATAGGCAATGAAGGGGATTCATGTATAATAGGCAAGGAGAGTTGGAGTGTGCAGGAGACTCCTTGAGCGAGGAGGATTTGTATGGAAGAAGATAAGATCAGCCGCCGCGAGATGAAGAAGATTCAGTCGCGCAAGGCGATTCTCGATTCGGCGGCAAGCCTGTTTCAGAGTCGCGGGCTGGAAGATGTTGCGATTGCGGATATCATGAGTGGGGCGGATCTTGGCATCGGTACGTTTTACAATTACTTTGACTCCAAGGACGATGTCTTGATGGAACTTCTGGGGCGCATCATGAAGGAACTGGGAGAAAGGGTGCGCGTCCTGTCCGAGGAGCGTAGGCCCGTGACGGAAATCCTGCGCGAGCTGCTTCTGGCCGCCGCCAGACTTCTTGGGCAGAATCGTTATGTGTTGCCGCTTTTCCTGCGTGCTGCACAGCAGGCGACCTTGCTGAAGCGCTCGGAGGCGAGCGTTTCGGCGCCGCCTTTCACGGTGCTTTTCACACGCTTGGTTGAGGAAGGCCAAGCGAATGGCGAGTTCCGCCATGACATCCCGACGGCGATCATCTCAGAACTTTTCCACTCGCTGTTTCAAGCAGCGGCGTTCAGTAAACTGGAAATTCCCTTCGAGGAGAACGTGCGCCTGAAGCTTGGATTGATTCTCGACGGCATGCGCGTGATTGAAAAGCAGGAAGAGCAAAAGGAATGAACGGGAGGATTTTTATTTCATGATCAGTGTAACGAAGCTTCTTTTTGCGCGCGAGTATTTCGGCGACTCGCTGCGCTATACGAAGAATGCGCATCGAATGAAAAACGGTGCGGCCGAGGGAATGGGCCCCGTCGTCGTCTGGAATTCGACGAAGACGTGCAACCTCAAGTGTCGCCATTGCTACATGAACTCGGACGCCAAGAAGTATCAGGATGAGCTGACGACAGAGGAGGCGCGGCGCTTCATCGACGACCTCACTGACTTTCGCGTGCCCGTTTTGCTCTTTTCGGGCGGCGAACCGCTCCTTCGTCCCGACTTCTTCGAGCTTGCCGAGCACGCGGCGGCAAAGGGCGTGCGCCCGACGCTCTCGACGAACGGCACGCTCATTGACCGCGCGACGGCGCAGCGCATTAAGGACATCGGCGTGGGCTACGTCGGCATCTCGCTTGACGGTCTCAAGGATGTGAACGACAAGTTCCGCGGCAAGGAGGGCGCCTACGAGGCTGCCATGCGCGGCATAGAGAACTGCACGGCGGTCGGGCAGCGCGTGGGGCTTCGTTTCACGATCAACCATCATAACATCATGGAACTCGACAAGATCTTCGATTTCATCGAGGAGGAGGGCATCAACCGCGTGTGCTTCTATCACCTCGTCTACTCGGGGCGCGGCAACGCGATGATGGAAGAGGATGTGACGGCACAGGAATCGCGACGCGCCATGGATACAATCATCCGCCGCACGCAGGACTTCGAGGAGCGCGGTCTGGAAAAGGAGATCCTGACGGTTGACAATCACTGTGACGGCGTTTACATCTACTTGAAAACGCTCAGGGAGAAGGGCGAGGCAGCGGCCGAGCATGTGTGGAAGCACATTTCGATGAACGGCGGCAACCGCTCGGGCATCGCTTTCGGCGAGGTCGATCCCTTAGGCTACGTCCATCCCGATCAGTTCACGCAGCACCATACCTTCGGCAATGTGCGCGAGAGGAAGTTCGGCGATATCTGGCAGGACACGTCGAACGCCATCCTAGCGGGACTCAAGGATCGAAAGCCGCTTCTTAAGGGTCGATGTTCCTCGTGCCGCTACCTCTCGTGCTGCAACGGCAACTTCCGCACGCGTGCTGAGGCGCGTACGGGCGATTTCTGGGCAAGCGATCCTTCGTGCTATCTGACGGACGAGGAGATCGGACTTGCGCGTGAGGAGGCGGCGATATGATCATCTCGTGGAACACGACGAACGCTTGCAACATGTACTGCAAGCACTGCTACCGCGATGCGGGCTGCAAGGCGGAGGAGGAGCTTTCGACGGTGGAGGCGAAGAAGCTCCTCGATGAGATCGCGCGTGCGGGCTTCAAGATCATGATCTTTTCGGGTGGCGAGCCTCTGACGCGCCCCGACATTCTGGAACTTGTAGAGCATGCGACGAAGCTTGGTTTGCGCTCGGTCTTCGGCACAAACGGCACGCTGATCACGCCCGAGATGGCACGCGCCTTAAAGGCGGCGGGCGCGATGGGTATGGGAATTTCGCTCGACTCGATGTCGCCTGCGAAGCACGATACGTTCCGCAGCTATCCGGGCGGCTGGGCGGGCGCTGTCGAAGGCATGAAGAATTGCCGCGCGGCGGGGCTGCCGTTTCAGATTCATACGACGGTCATGGACTGGAACGAGAAGGAATTGGAGGCGATCACGGACTTCGCCGTGGAACTCGGCGCTGTGGCGCACCACTTCTTCTTCCTCGTGCCGACGGGACGTGCCGAGACGATCGAGGAGGAGTCGCTTCGTGCCGAGGCGTACGAGAGCGTTCTGACGCGCATCATGAAAAAGTCGGAGGAAGTGGATATCGAGCTGAAGCCGACGTGCGCACCGCAGTTTTTGCGCATCGCGGGGCAGATGGGCATCAAGACGCGCTTTCGGCGAGGCTGTCTCGCGGGACTCAGCTACTGCATCATCAGCCCGCGCGGCAAGGTGCAGCCGTGCGCCTATCTCAACATGGAGCTTGGCGACGTGCGAAAGACGCCGTTCGACGAGATCTGGAGGAACAGCGAGGTGCTGAACAAGCTGCGCACGCTCGAATATTCGGGCGGCTGCGGCACTTGTGACTACAAGCGTGCCTGCGGCGGCTGCCGTGCGCGTGCTGCCTACTACAACGATGGCGATTATATGGCGGAAGAGCCTTGGTGTCTTTACCACGGGCGCAAGGGATAGTATAATTAGTTAGGCAGGGGCGACGGTGCGCCAGAAAGCGTGCCGCCGCCCTTTTGCGTGAGGCGGCGCGGGATGCTCAAACGGCGGATGTTCGTGCGTGCAGCCTGCAGCAATGGGGGTTGAAGAAAGGCGGCTTTTATGATCAAGCTGGTATTTTGTGATATGGACGGCACGCTTCTCGATGGGCAGGGAAATCTGCCTGAAGGACTCGGTGCGATTCTCGCCGAACTCAAGGAGCACGGCGTGATCTTTGCGCCTGCGAGCGGCAGGCAGTATGCGGCGCTTCTGCGCCATTTCCGACCATGGGCGGAGGATCTCATCTTCTGCGCGGAAAACGGCGCCTACGTCGTGCGGCGCGGCGAGGAACTTTTCTCCGCAACGATCGCGCCCGCCTTGTGCGAGGAAATCGTGCACCGAGCCACTGCTGTCCAAGGCGGTTATACCGTCTGGTGCGGCAAGGAGTACGCCTATGTGACGGAGCGCAACGAGGCGTTCTTTAGAGAGATGCAGCAGTATTTCACGGAATACAAGCTGGTCGGGAGCTTCGATGCCGTGCATGATGCGGCGATCAAGTTTTCTATATGCGATCCTGTGGAGGCGGATGCTGAGCGCACGATCTATCCTTCGCTGCAGGACTTGTCCGAGGAGCTGAAGGTCGTCGTCTCCTCGAACTATTGGGTGGACATCATGCAAAAAGATGTGAACAAGGGCGCCGCCGTGCGCCGCGTGCAGCAGCTTCTGGGCATTCGCCCCGAAGAGTGCCTTGCCTTCGGCGACTATCTGAACGACGTCGAGATGCTCGGCGCGGTAGGCGAGAGCTACGCGATGGAGAATGCGCACCCGAAGGCGAAGGCGGCGGCGAAGCATATCGCGCCGCCCAACACGCAGCACGGCGTGCTGCGCATCCTGCGCCGGCTGCTCGATGAAGGAAAGATGCAAGGAGGAAGATCATGAAGCTCGACTATCATATGCATTTGGAATACGGCTCTTACGATGAAGCGTGGGTGGAAGGTTTTTTCCGTGCGGCGGCGGCGCGCGGCGTGGCGGAGATCGGCTTTTCCGAGCACAGTCACACGTTTCCGGAGTTTGAATCGCTCTATTACGATGATCTCATCTTGGACGACTCCTTCGTCGGCAGTTTTCAGCAGAAGTGGCTGAAGAAGAACAAGTTCAAGTATACGCTCGAAGAATACTTCGCCTTCATGGCAAAGCTCAAGGAAAAGCACGCGGTCAAGACGGGCATCGAGGTCTGCAACTTCCAAGATCAGACGGCTGTTGCAAAAATCCTCGGCAGCTGCGATTTTGACTATGTGATCGGATCGGTGCACTTCATTCGCGGCTGGGCGTACGACTGGTCCGAGATCAAGGCGGAGTGGGATCGCATCGCGCTCTTTGACATCTACGAATGGTACACGCAGGAGATCGAGAAGCTCTGCGCCTCGAAGCTCTACGATGTGCTCGGGCATCCGTTCAACATCCGCCTCTTCCGCTACTTCCCCGATTTTGACGTCACGCCGTTCTTGGAGCGCGCCGTGTGCGCGATGGAAAAGGCTCAGATGGCGGTCGACATCAACACGGGTACGCTCTACCGCTATCCGATTGCGGAGATCTCGCCCTACGAGGATTTCATGCGCCTCGCGGCGGCGCACAAACTGCCTGTCATCACGACCTCGGATGCGCACAAGCCCGAGGATGCGGGCGCGTACAATGACGAGGCCGTCGCCTACGCACGGCGCTTCGGCTACGAGACGACACTGC of the Selenomonas sputigena genome contains:
- a CDS encoding TetR/AcrR family transcriptional regulator, whose product is MEEDKISRREMKKIQSRKAILDSAASLFQSRGLEDVAIADIMSGADLGIGTFYNYFDSKDDVLMELLGRIMKELGERVRVLSEERRPVTEILRELLLAAARLLGQNRYVLPLFLRAAQQATLLKRSEASVSAPPFTVLFTRLVEEGQANGEFRHDIPTAIISELFHSLFQAAAFSKLEIPFEENVRLKLGLILDGMRVIEKQEEQKE
- the nirJ1 gene encoding putative heme d1 biosynthesis radical SAM protein NirJ1; translated protein: MISVTKLLFAREYFGDSLRYTKNAHRMKNGAAEGMGPVVVWNSTKTCNLKCRHCYMNSDAKKYQDELTTEEARRFIDDLTDFRVPVLLFSGGEPLLRPDFFELAEHAAAKGVRPTLSTNGTLIDRATAQRIKDIGVGYVGISLDGLKDVNDKFRGKEGAYEAAMRGIENCTAVGQRVGLRFTINHHNIMELDKIFDFIEEEGINRVCFYHLVYSGRGNAMMEEDVTAQESRRAMDTIIRRTQDFEERGLEKEILTVDNHCDGVYIYLKTLREKGEAAAEHVWKHISMNGGNRSGIAFGEVDPLGYVHPDQFTQHHTFGNVRERKFGDIWQDTSNAILAGLKDRKPLLKGRCSSCRYLSCCNGNFRTRAEARTGDFWASDPSCYLTDEEIGLAREEAAI
- the nirJ2 gene encoding putative heme d1 biosynthesis radical SAM protein NirJ2, encoding MIISWNTTNACNMYCKHCYRDAGCKAEEELSTVEAKKLLDEIARAGFKIMIFSGGEPLTRPDILELVEHATKLGLRSVFGTNGTLITPEMARALKAAGAMGMGISLDSMSPAKHDTFRSYPGGWAGAVEGMKNCRAAGLPFQIHTTVMDWNEKELEAITDFAVELGAVAHHFFFLVPTGRAETIEEESLRAEAYESVLTRIMKKSEEVDIELKPTCAPQFLRIAGQMGIKTRFRRGCLAGLSYCIISPRGKVQPCAYLNMELGDVRKTPFDEIWRNSEVLNKLRTLEYSGGCGTCDYKRACGGCRARAAYYNDGDYMAEEPWCLYHGRKG
- a CDS encoding HAD family hydrolase, translating into MIKLVFCDMDGTLLDGQGNLPEGLGAILAELKEHGVIFAPASGRQYAALLRHFRPWAEDLIFCAENGAYVVRRGEELFSATIAPALCEEIVHRATAVQGGYTVWCGKEYAYVTERNEAFFREMQQYFTEYKLVGSFDAVHDAAIKFSICDPVEADAERTIYPSLQDLSEELKVVVSSNYWVDIMQKDVNKGAAVRRVQQLLGIRPEECLAFGDYLNDVEMLGAVGESYAMENAHPKAKAAAKHIAPPNTQHGVLRILRRLLDEGKMQGGRS
- a CDS encoding histidinol-phosphatase: MKLDYHMHLEYGSYDEAWVEGFFRAAAARGVAEIGFSEHSHTFPEFESLYYDDLILDDSFVGSFQQKWLKKNKFKYTLEEYFAFMAKLKEKHAVKTGIEVCNFQDQTAVAKILGSCDFDYVIGSVHFIRGWAYDWSEIKAEWDRIALFDIYEWYTQEIEKLCASKLYDVLGHPFNIRLFRYFPDFDVTPFLERAVCAMEKAQMAVDINTGTLYRYPIAEISPYEDFMRLAAAHKLPVITTSDAHKPEDAGAYNDEAVAYARRFGYETTLRFTKREREVVPLG